One genomic region from Xylocopa sonorina isolate GNS202 chromosome 8, iyXylSono1_principal, whole genome shotgun sequence encodes:
- the LOC143426271 gene encoding uncharacterized protein LOC143426271 isoform X3, whose translation MFILTFLSTVLILSRGKARRVVDGLNVDGGNWDPFLFVPKDLDESPNYDITRWFCEEIGPTTSIPAEINSLWSRWSSPKCNNTCGRGFLVAIASCQDQVTGKPSVDCIGPGSFCCPDSFGKCYCEVNTVDGIMKAARFTEPCISTEGCISSNAGTFTFEGELDPGNSVDFDEAYENDDRERFEDVLCHSKSVRAARRHLLEARYGDQEVDEEYGLRENRLANENFKDIRGYRSVLRSRFSDDAEEGQDGNDNDDNDDTDDDDDDEDENDESGLDDERDEEGDEEDEEDADETVNEPEAARNYDYESAGTTFYNLQIGLALKVAALSVLVWFHEY comes from the exons ATGTTTATACTTACGTTTCTATCGACGGTATTAATTCTATCTCGTGGAAAAGCTCGTCGTGTTGTTGACGGACTCAATGTGGACGGCGGCAATTGGGATCCATTTCTGTTCGTGCCGAAAGATTTGGACGAGTCACCTAATTACGATATAACGCGTTGG TTCTGCGAAGAAATTGGCCCTACAACTTCAATACCAGCGGAAATTAATTCGTTATGGTCGCGGTGGTCCTCCCCAAAATGCAACAACACATGCGGCAGAGGATTCCTGGTAGCGATTGCATCGTGCCAAGATCAAGTAAC AGGAAAGCCGTCCGTAGACTGTATCGGGCCAGGATCGTTTTG CTGCCCGGATAGCTTCGGTAAATGTTACTGCGAGGTAAACACCGTCGATGGAATTATGAAAGCGGCCAGGTTCACAGAACCTTGCATTTCTACCGAAGGGTGTATCTCAAGCAATGCTGGGACATTCACTTTCGAAGGAGAACTCGATCCTGGTAATAGCGTCGACTTCGACGAAGCCTATGAGAACGATGATCGTGAAAGGTTCGAAG ACGTGTTGTGTCACTCGAAATCGGTACGAGCAGCTCGACGTCATCTCCTAGAAGCCCGATACGGTGACCAGGAGGTGGACGAGGAGTACGGCCTACGCGAAAATAGATTGGCAAACGAAAACTTCAAAGACATTCGTGGATATCGTTCCGTTCTTAGAAGTCGATTTAGCGATGACGCTGAAGAGGGCCAAGATGGGAACGacaacgacgacaacgacgacaccgacgacgacgacgatgacgaagaTGAGAACGACGAGAGCGGGCTAGACGACGAACGGGATGAGGAGGGCGACGAAGAGGACGAAGAGGACGCGGACGAGACGGTGAACGAGCCGGAGGCAGCGCGCAATTACGATTACG
- the LOC143426271 gene encoding uncharacterized protein LOC143426271 isoform X1 codes for MFILTFLSTVLILSRGKARRVVDGLNVDGGNWDPFLFVPKDLDESPNYDITRWVRQLHLQQCAFVEIGEGFCALFVELRSIPSESKVLDSSGVGEFFLGICPCLTLHSWDLCSPDLTRLRKADCVFNEATPYSNTSARVHRRLCDVTSLTENASNCNCSIPIAGQELYKTKGFPTCFLNPLPESLCSPRGVCGVAQCTATTIKGIHTPQCASNCHQRQPFCEEIGPTTSIPAEINSLWSRWSSPKCNNTCGRGFLVAIASCQDQVTGKPSVDCIGPGSFCCPDSFGKCYCEVNTVDGIMKAARFTEPCISTEGCISSNAGTFTFEGELDPGNSVDFDEAYENDDRERFEDVLCHSKSVRAARRHLLEARYGDQEVDEEYGLRENRLANENFKDIRGYRSVLRSRFSDDAEEGQDGNDNDDNDDTDDDDDDEDENDESGLDDERDEEGDEEDEEDADETVNEPEAARNYDYESAGTTFYNLQIGLALKVAALSVLVWFHEY; via the exons ATGTTTATACTTACGTTTCTATCGACGGTATTAATTCTATCTCGTGGAAAAGCTCGTCGTGTTGTTGACGGACTCAATGTGGACGGCGGCAATTGGGATCCATTTCTGTTCGTGCCGAAAGATTTGGACGAGTCACCTAATTACGATATAACGCGTTGGGTACGGCAATTGCATCTGCAGCAGTGCGCTTTCGTAGAGATCGGAGAGGGATTCTGTGCT tTGTTCGTCGAATTACGTAGCATACCTTCTGAATCGAAAGTTCTGGATAGCTCCGGTGTCGGCGAATTTTTCCTTGGTATCTGCCCCTGTCTAACCCTTCACTCTTGGGACCTATGTTCGCCCGATTTGACAAGGCTAAGGAAAGCTGATTGTGTTTTTAACGAAGCTACTCCATATTCAAACACAAGTGCAAGAGTTCACAGGCGATTATGCGACGTAACCTCGCTGACTGAAAATGCATCAAATTGCAATTGTTCCATTCCAATTGCAGGCCAGGAATTATATAAAACGAAAG GATTTCCTACGTGTTTTCTGAACCCTTTACCCGAGAGCCTGTGTTCACCGCGCGGAGTTTGTGGTGTCGCGCAGTGCACTGCGACTACAATAAAAGGAATACACACCCCCCAGTGTGCTTCGAATTGCCATCAGAGACAGCCA TTCTGCGAAGAAATTGGCCCTACAACTTCAATACCAGCGGAAATTAATTCGTTATGGTCGCGGTGGTCCTCCCCAAAATGCAACAACACATGCGGCAGAGGATTCCTGGTAGCGATTGCATCGTGCCAAGATCAAGTAAC AGGAAAGCCGTCCGTAGACTGTATCGGGCCAGGATCGTTTTG CTGCCCGGATAGCTTCGGTAAATGTTACTGCGAGGTAAACACCGTCGATGGAATTATGAAAGCGGCCAGGTTCACAGAACCTTGCATTTCTACCGAAGGGTGTATCTCAAGCAATGCTGGGACATTCACTTTCGAAGGAGAACTCGATCCTGGTAATAGCGTCGACTTCGACGAAGCCTATGAGAACGATGATCGTGAAAGGTTCGAAG ACGTGTTGTGTCACTCGAAATCGGTACGAGCAGCTCGACGTCATCTCCTAGAAGCCCGATACGGTGACCAGGAGGTGGACGAGGAGTACGGCCTACGCGAAAATAGATTGGCAAACGAAAACTTCAAAGACATTCGTGGATATCGTTCCGTTCTTAGAAGTCGATTTAGCGATGACGCTGAAGAGGGCCAAGATGGGAACGacaacgacgacaacgacgacaccgacgacgacgacgatgacgaagaTGAGAACGACGAGAGCGGGCTAGACGACGAACGGGATGAGGAGGGCGACGAAGAGGACGAAGAGGACGCGGACGAGACGGTGAACGAGCCGGAGGCAGCGCGCAATTACGATTACG
- the LOC143426271 gene encoding uncharacterized protein LOC143426271 isoform X2, with translation MFILTFLSTVLILSRGKARRVVDGLNVDGGNWDPFLFVPKDLDESPNYDITRWVRQLHLQQCAFVEIGEGFCAFCEEIGPTTSIPAEINSLWSRWSSPKCNNTCGRGFLVAIASCQDQVTGKPSVDCIGPGSFCCPDSFGKCYCEVNTVDGIMKAARFTEPCISTEGCISSNAGTFTFEGELDPGNSVDFDEAYENDDRERFEDVLCHSKSVRAARRHLLEARYGDQEVDEEYGLRENRLANENFKDIRGYRSVLRSRFSDDAEEGQDGNDNDDNDDTDDDDDDEDENDESGLDDERDEEGDEEDEEDADETVNEPEAARNYDYESAGTTFYNLQIGLALKVAALSVLVWFHEY, from the exons ATGTTTATACTTACGTTTCTATCGACGGTATTAATTCTATCTCGTGGAAAAGCTCGTCGTGTTGTTGACGGACTCAATGTGGACGGCGGCAATTGGGATCCATTTCTGTTCGTGCCGAAAGATTTGGACGAGTCACCTAATTACGATATAACGCGTTGGGTACGGCAATTGCATCTGCAGCAGTGCGCTTTCGTAGAGATCGGAGAGGGATTCTGTGCT TTCTGCGAAGAAATTGGCCCTACAACTTCAATACCAGCGGAAATTAATTCGTTATGGTCGCGGTGGTCCTCCCCAAAATGCAACAACACATGCGGCAGAGGATTCCTGGTAGCGATTGCATCGTGCCAAGATCAAGTAAC AGGAAAGCCGTCCGTAGACTGTATCGGGCCAGGATCGTTTTG CTGCCCGGATAGCTTCGGTAAATGTTACTGCGAGGTAAACACCGTCGATGGAATTATGAAAGCGGCCAGGTTCACAGAACCTTGCATTTCTACCGAAGGGTGTATCTCAAGCAATGCTGGGACATTCACTTTCGAAGGAGAACTCGATCCTGGTAATAGCGTCGACTTCGACGAAGCCTATGAGAACGATGATCGTGAAAGGTTCGAAG ACGTGTTGTGTCACTCGAAATCGGTACGAGCAGCTCGACGTCATCTCCTAGAAGCCCGATACGGTGACCAGGAGGTGGACGAGGAGTACGGCCTACGCGAAAATAGATTGGCAAACGAAAACTTCAAAGACATTCGTGGATATCGTTCCGTTCTTAGAAGTCGATTTAGCGATGACGCTGAAGAGGGCCAAGATGGGAACGacaacgacgacaacgacgacaccgacgacgacgacgatgacgaagaTGAGAACGACGAGAGCGGGCTAGACGACGAACGGGATGAGGAGGGCGACGAAGAGGACGAAGAGGACGCGGACGAGACGGTGAACGAGCCGGAGGCAGCGCGCAATTACGATTACG
- the LOC143426271 gene encoding uncharacterized protein LOC143426271 isoform X4, producing the protein MHQIAIVPFQLQARNYIKRKFCEEIGPTTSIPAEINSLWSRWSSPKCNNTCGRGFLVAIASCQDQVTGKPSVDCIGPGSFCCPDSFGKCYCEVNTVDGIMKAARFTEPCISTEGCISSNAGTFTFEGELDPGNSVDFDEAYENDDRERFEDVLCHSKSVRAARRHLLEARYGDQEVDEEYGLRENRLANENFKDIRGYRSVLRSRFSDDAEEGQDGNDNDDNDDTDDDDDDEDENDESGLDDERDEEGDEEDEEDADETVNEPEAARNYDYESAGTTFYNLQIGLALKVAALSVLVWFHEY; encoded by the exons ATGCATCAAATTGCAATTGTTCCATTCCAATTGCAGGCCAGGAATTATATAAAACGAAAG TTCTGCGAAGAAATTGGCCCTACAACTTCAATACCAGCGGAAATTAATTCGTTATGGTCGCGGTGGTCCTCCCCAAAATGCAACAACACATGCGGCAGAGGATTCCTGGTAGCGATTGCATCGTGCCAAGATCAAGTAAC AGGAAAGCCGTCCGTAGACTGTATCGGGCCAGGATCGTTTTG CTGCCCGGATAGCTTCGGTAAATGTTACTGCGAGGTAAACACCGTCGATGGAATTATGAAAGCGGCCAGGTTCACAGAACCTTGCATTTCTACCGAAGGGTGTATCTCAAGCAATGCTGGGACATTCACTTTCGAAGGAGAACTCGATCCTGGTAATAGCGTCGACTTCGACGAAGCCTATGAGAACGATGATCGTGAAAGGTTCGAAG ACGTGTTGTGTCACTCGAAATCGGTACGAGCAGCTCGACGTCATCTCCTAGAAGCCCGATACGGTGACCAGGAGGTGGACGAGGAGTACGGCCTACGCGAAAATAGATTGGCAAACGAAAACTTCAAAGACATTCGTGGATATCGTTCCGTTCTTAGAAGTCGATTTAGCGATGACGCTGAAGAGGGCCAAGATGGGAACGacaacgacgacaacgacgacaccgacgacgacgacgatgacgaagaTGAGAACGACGAGAGCGGGCTAGACGACGAACGGGATGAGGAGGGCGACGAAGAGGACGAAGAGGACGCGGACGAGACGGTGAACGAGCCGGAGGCAGCGCGCAATTACGATTACG
- the LOC143426278 gene encoding E3 SUMO-protein ligase NSE2 gives MTQTQQIVEELYDFYTKTVVDIITYYEADEREEKLKELRDIVENNCIQRKKLQSAEDIKKRILELYEDDDKEHNIALIIEEYNNAILEISTDVSKDSKLVEFDKHVEILLDKIPHEDNSEDVELQCSGGYMNFIDPISKKRIIDPVKNTKCGHTYDRESITGMLKINNKTRCPVVGCKSTDFVTLSHLRPDIVMKAYLEKNPQ, from the exons ATGACACAAACTCAACAAATAGTTGAGGAGTTATATGATTTTTACACAAAAACTGTGGTTGATATTATTACTTATTATG AAGCTGATGAAAGAGAGGAGAAATTAAAGGAATTAAGGGATATAGTAGAGAATAATTGCATTCAACGTAAAAAATTACAGTCAGCGGAAGATATAAAAAAGCGAATATTAGAATTGTACGAGGATGATGATAAGGAACACAATATTGCTTTGATTATAGAA GAATATAACAACGCTATATTAGAAATTAGCACGGATGTTTCAAAGGATAGCAAACTTGTAGAATTTGATAAACACGTTGAAATATTGTTAG ATAAAATACCACACGAAGATAACAGTGAAGATGTAGAGTTACAATGTTCGGGAGGCTACATGAATTTTATTGATCCAATTTCTAAGAAAAGGATCATAGACCCTGTAAAGAATACTAAATGTGGTCATACCTATGATCGAGAAAGCATTACAGGAATGTTGAAAATTAACAATAAAACAAG GTGTCCAGTTGTAGGATGCAAAAGCACAGATTTTGTAACACTTTCACACCTTCGTCCGGACATTGTAATGAAAGCATATCTTGAAAAAAATCCTCAGTAA
- the Kyat gene encoding kynurenine aminotransferase, with product MKIVQFLCLSLMFTKICVSIASKASLSLTTSRNIRSYPAVMSKFDLPTRLKGNEKSVWVEYIQLALKYKPLNLGQGFPDFHAPENVTKALANAATNDNPLLNQYTRGFGHPRLVNALAKLYSKLLNRTLDPNNEVLVTTGAYEALYATIQGHTNPGDEWIIIEPFFDCYVPMVKSTNGIPRFIALKPKNTSGPISSADWVFDRQELESLFNEKTKGIIINTPHNPVGKVFTLDELQFIANLAKKWNTLVVSDEVYEWLVYEPYKHIRIASLPDMYERTITIGSAGKTFSVTGWKIGWAYGPANLLYNLQVVHQNSVYTCATPIQEAVAIGFEQELERFDRPDCYFFSLARDLLPKRDYMAKFLSDVGMIPTIPEGGYFMVANWSTLKDKVKLEEETDENRDYRFTKWMTKNVGVQGIPPSAFYSAEHKHLGEDNVRYCFIKKDENLKKAAEILMKWKSQQ from the exons ATGAAAATCGTACAATTTCTGTGTCTTTCTCTG ATGTTcacaaaaatttgtgtatctaTAGCTTCTAAAGCATCACTTTCATTAACTACATCCAGAAATATTCGAAGTTATCCTGCTGTGATGTCTAAATTTGATCTTCCTACTCGATTAAAAGGCAATGAAAAATCTGTATG GGTTGAATACATCCAATTGGCATTAAAATATAAACCATTAAATTTGGGACAAGGATTTCCAGATTTTCATGCACCCGAAAATGTTACGAAAGCTTTAGCCAATGCAGCGACAAATGATAATCCTCTTTTAAATCAGTATACTAGGGGATTT GGTCATCCACGTTTAGTAAATGCTCTTGCAAAATTATACTCTAAGCTTCTGAACCGTACTTTAGATCCTAATAATGAAGTACTTGTAACTACTGGTGCTTACGAAGCTTTGTATGCTACAATACAAGGTCACACTAATCCCGGAGATGAATGGATAATCATCGAACCTTTTTTTGACTGCTATGTACCAATGGTTAAAAGTACCAATGGAATTCCAAGATTCATTGCTTTAAAACCA AAAAATACCAGTGGTCCTATCAGTTCTGCAGATTGGGTATTCGACAGACAAGAATTAGAAAGTCTGTTCAATGAAAAAACAAAAGGAATAATTATTAACACTCCACACAATCCTGTGGGAAAGGTTTTCACTTTAGACGAATTACAGTTTATTGCTAACTTAGCTAAGAAGTGGAATACTCTTGTTGTATCAGACGAAGTCTATGAATGGCTTGTTTATGAACCATATAAACATATTAGGATTG CGTCATTACCTGATATGTACGAACGTACTATTACGATTGGATCCGCCGGTAAAACATTTAGTGTTACAGGATGGAAAATAGGATGGGCCTACGGTCCAGCAAATTTACTATACAACTTGCAAGTTGTTCATCAAAATAGTGTATATACATGTGCCACACCGATCCAA GAAGCGGTAGCTATCGGATTCGAACAAGAATTAGAAAGATTCGATCGACCTGATTGTTACTTCTTTAGTTTAGCTAGAGATTTACTACCGAAACGAGATTATATGGCTAAATTTCTTAGCGATGTAGGAATGATTCCAACAATCCCTGAAGGTGGATATTTTATGGTAGCCAATTGGAGCACTTTAAAGGATAAGGTTAAATTAGAAGAAGAAACAGACGAGAACAGAGACTATCGTTTTACGAAATGGATGACGAAAAACGTTGGAGTTCAAGGAATACCGCCATCTGCGTTTTATAGTGCCGAGCATAAACACTTGGGTGAAGATAACGTGCGATATTGCTTTATAAAG AAAGATGAAAATTTGAAGAAAGCGGCTGAGATTTTAATGAAATGGAAGTCTCAACAATAG
- the LOC143426281 gene encoding CIMIP2 protein CG18335, with the protein MSAGTELLTTTEPHLVPGYAGYCPQYRYRCGETYGSVTHKLLLDPSVNHAETLILSNRLTNDYEVQRPPKNDIDIVNARYKRTDPIFVHPITPGYEGFTPKLRARNGQRYTVLATEGLAEFERHQLKSKAALNELKGIVATQSGQGEPRSLKDRLLIKSDFKLPMLSVRPDCVGVMRNLFLDEQYEAPRDHAPSPYFMDNANPQKYFISRYAGHIPYGYAHFGKTNVPATNSALCNFTSDYRKRQSTEWAPVTISRPDPPLIIQPTAIYHKHVGMLPNYLGHVPGETFRFGKTFGADTKDAKRWLRGDFSV; encoded by the exons ATGTCTGCTGGAACGGAATTGTTAACTACAACGGAACCGCATCTCGTCCCAGG ATACGCCGGATATTGTCCTCAGTATCGCTACAGATGTGGCGAAACGTATGGAAGTGTCACGCACAAATTGCTGCTTGATCCCTCTGTAAATCACGCGGAGACCCTCATTTTATCGAACCGTCTCACCAACGATTACGAA GTTCAAAGGCCACCGAAAAATGACATAGACATAGTGAATGCTCGATACAAAAGAACTGATCCTATATTCGTTCATCCTATAACACCAGGATATGAAG GATTTACTCCAAAACTTAGAGCCAGGAATGGACAAAGATATACAGTGCTCGCCACGGAAGGACTAGCCGAGTTTGAACGGCACCAATTAAAGAGTAAAGCGGCTCTTAATGAGCTTAAGGGAATAGTAGCTACGCAAAGTGGACAGGGTGAGCCGAGAAGTTTAAAGGATCGTTtg CTCATAAAAAGTGACTTTAAACTGCCTATGCTATCAGTTCGACCTGATTGCGTGGGCGTAATGAGAAATTTATTTTTGGATGAACAATATGAAGCACCCAGGGATCATGCTCCATCACCCTATTTTATGGATAATGCAAATCCCCAGAAATATTTTATCAGCC GATATGCGGGTCATATACCATACGGGTACGCGCATTTTGGAAAAACAAACGTACCTGCGACTAATAGCGCACTCTGCAATTTCACATCCGATTATCGGAAGAGGCAGAGCACAGAATGGGCGCCAGTAACAATTTCACGGCCTGATCCACCGTTAATAATTCAGCCCACTGCCATCTACCATAAACACGTTGGAATGCTTCCAAATTATCTTGGACACGTTCCTGGAGAGACGTTCAG GTTCGGCAAAACCTTTGGTGCTGATACTAAAGATGCGAAAAGGTGGCTTCGTGGTGATTTCTCTGTATAA